A DNA window from Seriola aureovittata isolate HTS-2021-v1 ecotype China chromosome 8, ASM2101889v1, whole genome shotgun sequence contains the following coding sequences:
- the tlx2 gene encoding T-cell leukemia homeobox protein 2 isoform X3 has protein sequence MEHTGIEEVNQTHQQQHEPISFGIDQILNSSDQSSGCMLPNRTGDPDYALASNVYSNGYNSVYNPACSMAAAAGLAGSYNVNMNMNVSMNMNMNVNVNSGGAGGVIRVPAHRPMPPPPPPPAAAAPHPPPSTHPPGIGPGIPSVPGMGMGNAANFTFPWMESSRRFAKDRLTGEQAEESRAGEATGGPGAAGSLCPLPKGDIGRVPVWSTVETLAKCYYPELAHLRDGNGLLADYPFPKGGCPALSPFSVTRRIGHPYQNRTPPKRKKPRTSFSRVQICELEKRFHRQKYLASAERATLAKALKMTDAQVKTWFQNRRTKWRRQTAEEREAERQQANRLMLQLQQEAFQKTLSQPLQPDPLCLHNSSLYALQNLQPWAEDNKLSV, from the exons ATGGAGCACACCGGGATCGAGGAGGTGAACCAGAcgcaccagcagcagcatgagCCCATCAGCTTCGGGATCGACCAAATCCTGAACAGCTCGGACCAGTCCAGCGGCTGCATGCTGCCCAACCGGACCGGCGACCCGGATTACGCGCTGGCCTCCAACGTCTACAGCAACGGGTACAACAGCGTCTACAACCCGGCCTGCTCCATGGCGGCGGCGGCAGGACTGGCCGGCTCCTACAACgtcaacatgaacatgaacgtcagtatgaacatgaacatgaacgtTAACGTGAACTCAGGAGGCGCCGGTGGCGTGATCCGGGTGCCGGCGCACAGACCCATGCCACCTCCGCCGCCACCGCCCGCCGCCGCTGCGCCGCATCCGCCCCCTTCGACGCATCCGCCGGGCATCGGACCGGGCATCCCCTCGGTGCCCGGGATGGGGATGGGGAATGCGGCAAACTTCACCTTCCCGTGGATGGAGAGCAGTAGGAGGTTTGCCAAAGACAGACTAACAG GGGAGCAGGCAGAGGAGAGCCGAGCTGGAGAGGCCACAGGGGGCCCGGGGGCCGCcgggtccctctgtcctctccccaAGGGAGACATCGGCAGGGTCCCTGTCTGGAGCACTGTGGAGACATTAGCCAAATGCTATTACCCCGAGCTCGCTCACCTGCGAGACGGCAATGGCCTTCTAGCAGACTATCCTTTCCCAAAGGGGGGTTGCCCAG CCCTCTCACCCTTCTCTGTGACCCGTCGTATCGGCCACCCTTATCAAAACCGGACGCCGCCCAAGAGGAAAAAGCCTCGCACCTCCTTTAGCCGGGTGCAGATCTGCGAGCTGGAGAAACGATTTCACCGACAGAAATACCTGGCGTCGGCCGAGCGCGCCACCTTGGCCAAGGCCCTGAAGATGACAGATGCACAAGTCAAGACCTGGTTTCAGAACAGACGGACAAAATGGCG GAGACAGACtgcggaggagagagaggcagagaggcaacAGGCCAACCGGCTGatgctgcagcttcagcagGAAGCTTTCCAGAAGACATTGAGCCAGCCTCTGCAGCCGGACCCACTCTGCCTGCACAACTCCTCCCTCTACGCCCTGCAGAACCTGCAGCCCTGGGCAGAAGACAATAAG CTGTCGGTCTAA
- the tlx2 gene encoding T-cell leukemia homeobox protein 2 isoform X2, producing MEHTGIEEVNQTHQQQHEPISFGIDQILNSSDQSSGCMLPNRTGDPDYALASNVYSNGYNSVYNPACSMAAAAGLAGSYNVNMNMNVSMNMNMNVNVNSGGAGGVIRVPAHRPMPPPPPPPAAAAPHPPPSTHPPGIGPGIPSVPGMGMGNAANFTFPWMESSRRFAKDRLTGEQAEESRAGEATGGPGAAGSLCPLPKGDIGRVPVWSTVETLAKCYYPELAHLRDGNGLLADYPFPKGGCPAALSPFSVTRRIGHPYQNRTPPKRKKPRTSFSRVQICELEKRFHRQKYLASAERATLAKALKMTDAQVKTWFQNRRTKWRRQTAEEREAERQQANRLMLQLQQEAFQKTLSQPLQPDPLCLHNSSLYALQNLQPWAEDNKLSV from the exons ATGGAGCACACCGGGATCGAGGAGGTGAACCAGAcgcaccagcagcagcatgagCCCATCAGCTTCGGGATCGACCAAATCCTGAACAGCTCGGACCAGTCCAGCGGCTGCATGCTGCCCAACCGGACCGGCGACCCGGATTACGCGCTGGCCTCCAACGTCTACAGCAACGGGTACAACAGCGTCTACAACCCGGCCTGCTCCATGGCGGCGGCGGCAGGACTGGCCGGCTCCTACAACgtcaacatgaacatgaacgtcagtatgaacatgaacatgaacgtTAACGTGAACTCAGGAGGCGCCGGTGGCGTGATCCGGGTGCCGGCGCACAGACCCATGCCACCTCCGCCGCCACCGCCCGCCGCCGCTGCGCCGCATCCGCCCCCTTCGACGCATCCGCCGGGCATCGGACCGGGCATCCCCTCGGTGCCCGGGATGGGGATGGGGAATGCGGCAAACTTCACCTTCCCGTGGATGGAGAGCAGTAGGAGGTTTGCCAAAGACAGACTAACAG GGGAGCAGGCAGAGGAGAGCCGAGCTGGAGAGGCCACAGGGGGCCCGGGGGCCGCcgggtccctctgtcctctccccaAGGGAGACATCGGCAGGGTCCCTGTCTGGAGCACTGTGGAGACATTAGCCAAATGCTATTACCCCGAGCTCGCTCACCTGCGAGACGGCAATGGCCTTCTAGCAGACTATCCTTTCCCAAAGGGGGGTTGCCCAG CAGCCCTCTCACCCTTCTCTGTGACCCGTCGTATCGGCCACCCTTATCAAAACCGGACGCCGCCCAAGAGGAAAAAGCCTCGCACCTCCTTTAGCCGGGTGCAGATCTGCGAGCTGGAGAAACGATTTCACCGACAGAAATACCTGGCGTCGGCCGAGCGCGCCACCTTGGCCAAGGCCCTGAAGATGACAGATGCACAAGTCAAGACCTGGTTTCAGAACAGACGGACAAAATGGCG GAGACAGACtgcggaggagagagaggcagagaggcaacAGGCCAACCGGCTGatgctgcagcttcagcagGAAGCTTTCCAGAAGACATTGAGCCAGCCTCTGCAGCCGGACCCACTCTGCCTGCACAACTCCTCCCTCTACGCCCTGCAGAACCTGCAGCCCTGGGCAGAAGACAATAAG CTGTCGGTCTAA
- the tlx2 gene encoding T-cell leukemia homeobox protein 2 isoform X5 — translation MEHTGIEEVNQTHQQQHEPISFGIDQILNSSDQSSGCMLPNRTGDPDYALASNVYSNGYNSVYNPACSMAAAAGLAGSYNVNMNMNVSMNMNMNVNVNSGGAGGVIRVPAHRPMPPPPPPPAAAAPHPPPSTHPPGIGPGIPSVPGMGMGNAANFTFPWMESSRRFAKDRLTALSPFSVTRRIGHPYQNRTPPKRKKPRTSFSRVQICELEKRFHRQKYLASAERATLAKALKMTDAQVKTWFQNRRTKWRRQTAEEREAERQQANRLMLQLQQEAFQKTLSQPLQPDPLCLHNSSLYALQNLQPWAEDNKLSV, via the exons ATGGAGCACACCGGGATCGAGGAGGTGAACCAGAcgcaccagcagcagcatgagCCCATCAGCTTCGGGATCGACCAAATCCTGAACAGCTCGGACCAGTCCAGCGGCTGCATGCTGCCCAACCGGACCGGCGACCCGGATTACGCGCTGGCCTCCAACGTCTACAGCAACGGGTACAACAGCGTCTACAACCCGGCCTGCTCCATGGCGGCGGCGGCAGGACTGGCCGGCTCCTACAACgtcaacatgaacatgaacgtcagtatgaacatgaacatgaacgtTAACGTGAACTCAGGAGGCGCCGGTGGCGTGATCCGGGTGCCGGCGCACAGACCCATGCCACCTCCGCCGCCACCGCCCGCCGCCGCTGCGCCGCATCCGCCCCCTTCGACGCATCCGCCGGGCATCGGACCGGGCATCCCCTCGGTGCCCGGGATGGGGATGGGGAATGCGGCAAACTTCACCTTCCCGTGGATGGAGAGCAGTAGGAGGTTTGCCAAAGACAGACTAACAG CCCTCTCACCCTTCTCTGTGACCCGTCGTATCGGCCACCCTTATCAAAACCGGACGCCGCCCAAGAGGAAAAAGCCTCGCACCTCCTTTAGCCGGGTGCAGATCTGCGAGCTGGAGAAACGATTTCACCGACAGAAATACCTGGCGTCGGCCGAGCGCGCCACCTTGGCCAAGGCCCTGAAGATGACAGATGCACAAGTCAAGACCTGGTTTCAGAACAGACGGACAAAATGGCG GAGACAGACtgcggaggagagagaggcagagaggcaacAGGCCAACCGGCTGatgctgcagcttcagcagGAAGCTTTCCAGAAGACATTGAGCCAGCCTCTGCAGCCGGACCCACTCTGCCTGCACAACTCCTCCCTCTACGCCCTGCAGAACCTGCAGCCCTGGGCAGAAGACAATAAG CTGTCGGTCTAA
- the tlx2 gene encoding T-cell leukemia homeobox protein 2 isoform X4, with product MEHTGIEEVNQTHQQQHEPISFGIDQILNSSDQSSGCMLPNRTGDPDYALASNVYSNGYNSVYNPACSMAAAAGLAGSYNVNMNMNVSMNMNMNVNVNSGGAGGVIRVPAHRPMPPPPPPPAAAAPHPPPSTHPPGIGPGIPSVPGMGMGNAANFTFPWMESSRRFAKDRLTAALSPFSVTRRIGHPYQNRTPPKRKKPRTSFSRVQICELEKRFHRQKYLASAERATLAKALKMTDAQVKTWFQNRRTKWRRQTAEEREAERQQANRLMLQLQQEAFQKTLSQPLQPDPLCLHNSSLYALQNLQPWAEDNKVTSVTSVASVV from the exons ATGGAGCACACCGGGATCGAGGAGGTGAACCAGAcgcaccagcagcagcatgagCCCATCAGCTTCGGGATCGACCAAATCCTGAACAGCTCGGACCAGTCCAGCGGCTGCATGCTGCCCAACCGGACCGGCGACCCGGATTACGCGCTGGCCTCCAACGTCTACAGCAACGGGTACAACAGCGTCTACAACCCGGCCTGCTCCATGGCGGCGGCGGCAGGACTGGCCGGCTCCTACAACgtcaacatgaacatgaacgtcagtatgaacatgaacatgaacgtTAACGTGAACTCAGGAGGCGCCGGTGGCGTGATCCGGGTGCCGGCGCACAGACCCATGCCACCTCCGCCGCCACCGCCCGCCGCCGCTGCGCCGCATCCGCCCCCTTCGACGCATCCGCCGGGCATCGGACCGGGCATCCCCTCGGTGCCCGGGATGGGGATGGGGAATGCGGCAAACTTCACCTTCCCGTGGATGGAGAGCAGTAGGAGGTTTGCCAAAGACAGACTAACAG CAGCCCTCTCACCCTTCTCTGTGACCCGTCGTATCGGCCACCCTTATCAAAACCGGACGCCGCCCAAGAGGAAAAAGCCTCGCACCTCCTTTAGCCGGGTGCAGATCTGCGAGCTGGAGAAACGATTTCACCGACAGAAATACCTGGCGTCGGCCGAGCGCGCCACCTTGGCCAAGGCCCTGAAGATGACAGATGCACAAGTCAAGACCTGGTTTCAGAACAGACGGACAAAATGGCG GAGACAGACtgcggaggagagagaggcagagaggcaacAGGCCAACCGGCTGatgctgcagcttcagcagGAAGCTTTCCAGAAGACATTGAGCCAGCCTCTGCAGCCGGACCCACTCTGCCTGCACAACTCCTCCCTCTACGCCCTGCAGAACCTGCAGCCCTGGGCAGAAGACAATAAGGTGACCTCCGTCACCTCCGTGGCATCTGtagtgtga
- the tlx2 gene encoding T-cell leukemia homeobox protein 2 isoform X1 has protein sequence MEHTGIEEVNQTHQQQHEPISFGIDQILNSSDQSSGCMLPNRTGDPDYALASNVYSNGYNSVYNPACSMAAAAGLAGSYNVNMNMNVSMNMNMNVNVNSGGAGGVIRVPAHRPMPPPPPPPAAAAPHPPPSTHPPGIGPGIPSVPGMGMGNAANFTFPWMESSRRFAKDRLTGEQAEESRAGEATGGPGAAGSLCPLPKGDIGRVPVWSTVETLAKCYYPELAHLRDGNGLLADYPFPKGGCPAALSPFSVTRRIGHPYQNRTPPKRKKPRTSFSRVQICELEKRFHRQKYLASAERATLAKALKMTDAQVKTWFQNRRTKWRRQTAEEREAERQQANRLMLQLQQEAFQKTLSQPLQPDPLCLHNSSLYALQNLQPWAEDNKVTSVTSVASVV, from the exons ATGGAGCACACCGGGATCGAGGAGGTGAACCAGAcgcaccagcagcagcatgagCCCATCAGCTTCGGGATCGACCAAATCCTGAACAGCTCGGACCAGTCCAGCGGCTGCATGCTGCCCAACCGGACCGGCGACCCGGATTACGCGCTGGCCTCCAACGTCTACAGCAACGGGTACAACAGCGTCTACAACCCGGCCTGCTCCATGGCGGCGGCGGCAGGACTGGCCGGCTCCTACAACgtcaacatgaacatgaacgtcagtatgaacatgaacatgaacgtTAACGTGAACTCAGGAGGCGCCGGTGGCGTGATCCGGGTGCCGGCGCACAGACCCATGCCACCTCCGCCGCCACCGCCCGCCGCCGCTGCGCCGCATCCGCCCCCTTCGACGCATCCGCCGGGCATCGGACCGGGCATCCCCTCGGTGCCCGGGATGGGGATGGGGAATGCGGCAAACTTCACCTTCCCGTGGATGGAGAGCAGTAGGAGGTTTGCCAAAGACAGACTAACAG GGGAGCAGGCAGAGGAGAGCCGAGCTGGAGAGGCCACAGGGGGCCCGGGGGCCGCcgggtccctctgtcctctccccaAGGGAGACATCGGCAGGGTCCCTGTCTGGAGCACTGTGGAGACATTAGCCAAATGCTATTACCCCGAGCTCGCTCACCTGCGAGACGGCAATGGCCTTCTAGCAGACTATCCTTTCCCAAAGGGGGGTTGCCCAG CAGCCCTCTCACCCTTCTCTGTGACCCGTCGTATCGGCCACCCTTATCAAAACCGGACGCCGCCCAAGAGGAAAAAGCCTCGCACCTCCTTTAGCCGGGTGCAGATCTGCGAGCTGGAGAAACGATTTCACCGACAGAAATACCTGGCGTCGGCCGAGCGCGCCACCTTGGCCAAGGCCCTGAAGATGACAGATGCACAAGTCAAGACCTGGTTTCAGAACAGACGGACAAAATGGCG GAGACAGACtgcggaggagagagaggcagagaggcaacAGGCCAACCGGCTGatgctgcagcttcagcagGAAGCTTTCCAGAAGACATTGAGCCAGCCTCTGCAGCCGGACCCACTCTGCCTGCACAACTCCTCCCTCTACGCCCTGCAGAACCTGCAGCCCTGGGCAGAAGACAATAAGGTGACCTCCGTCACCTCCGTGGCATCTGtagtgtga